The genomic region AATCAAAACCGCCTTCTGTCGATCAGGCGGTCTTTTTATATTTTTAGAAACTGAAGTTAGTTACTTCAGCGATTTTGTTACGGGAGATTTCTCACACAACGAACGAAGTAACGGCTCGTTTTTGCGAACGTAGTATCATCGCCGAAATGCGTAGCTCCGAAATTCACGGCGCGCGCCGTATCGACCGCGCCTTCTTTCGCCCAAGAAGACCAGTAGTAGTCTTCCACTGTATTCGGAAACTTTAATAGAAGAGCGTTCAAACTTCCCGATCCGGTCAAAGCCTTGAGCTCCGCAAAACTTGGAAGTCTCCAATCCGAACGACCCGCCGTACGATCGGATGCGCAGGAAGTGTAAGCCTCGCTGGTTCCGGTAAAACCGGGAGTTTGTCCCACGAGCACGGGAGGCAACGCGATGGTGTTACAATCGTTTAAGTTCAAGGAACAATACTGGAGCAAAGTGGCTCCGTATCTTCCGATCACGGTGGATGTGTTGTTGATTCCTTCGCAATCGTAAGTTCCGTTCTGCCCCACTCTCAAAACCTGTCCTTGAGAACAGATCTTCCACATAAGCCCAGTTACGTTATTCGAAATCGTTCCGGAAGCGGGATCGGCCACATACGGGCTGAAAAAAATCATTCCCGCAAGAAGAACCTTGGAATCCTCGTTGATAAAGCCCAGAGTCGTATCGTCCGGTTTCTCCTCGCAGTTTGCGAAAAGAGAAAGTGCGATACTGAGTATTAGAATATTCTTATATTTTTTCATGATTTCGATTTCCTCAGAAAATGTGGTTAAAGTTCATAAATATCTGTTTGTCCTCTTTGGAAACCGCGTAGTCCAACATAAGGATCGTACTTTGGTTCCATGCGATTCTAAATCCCATACCTCGGGAATATTTATAATCCTTGAGTCCCACGTTATGCTCATCGTCCCAAACACGACCGAAATCCATAAAAGGAACGAGGTTTAATGCGAAGTGTTGTCCGGCGACCGTAAAATCGAAAAACTTCCAACGCACTTCTACGTTCCCCCATCCCATCGCCTTACCGGCAAAACGATCTTGTTTGTAACCGCGTAGAGTTCTCAGACCTCCGAGACCGGTGATCCCGCCTTCGGTGGACCAAAGGTTTCTGTATTCGAAGAACGGAGCGTCCCCGTCCGTCATTCCGAAAGCTCCGCGGCCCGCGATTACCAGTTTATCAAAGGTTTTTGGAAACGGACTGTAGAATACTTTCATTTGAGTGAAATATTTCGAGTATTGAAAGTCGGAACCCAAGGACTTTGCGACCTTCTCATACGTCGCTTCCAAGAAAACGCCTCGGTTCGGATCCGGCTCCAAGTCGCGCGTATCCAATACCAAACCGAAACGGACGGAGTTTACGTTTCCTCCGTTGGCGCCGATGATTCTTCCCGCTTGCGCGTCCTCGGTCACTTTCGTCTTTCCTGCGGGAGCCAATCCCGAATTGCTGAAAGGAGTTCCATCCGTCAAAGGATCCGTACTTTTTACGAACTGACCGTCAAACGTCTTTACGATGTTCTGCGAAACGCGAAGTCCCGCAACCATCCGAACCAAACCGCCGAAAAAGATATGCTCGCCGCTGACGTTTGCCTGTGGAGAACGGATATCGTATCGGTTGTACATCCGATCCGTTACGCGAAACGCGTCGTTCGTAGGAAATCCGGAATAATTATTTCCTTGAAATTCAACGGGATCTCCGGGACCGCCGGGTCTAGTAAAATAAATGTTCTTCTCCCGATCGTGATACGTCGCGTTTCGTACGACTTCGCCGCCGGGTTGATTTCTTTCCTGATAAGAAAGAGTTTCGAGAGATTTCTCGCCGATCCCGTAGTAAAGGGTGTTCGGGTTCGTATCATAGATCAAATCCCCGCGCAATCTCCACTTGGTATCGAAGATATAGGGAGCGTCGAAGCTGACGTCCTGATACTGTCTGTTTTTGGTGGTGTTAAAATACTGAGCAAACATCCGAAAACGATAAGGAGCGTATTCGAAAAATGGATCGGACTTCTTTCCGTTGTTGATGAGGAACACCCGCACACCGTAACCCACGCCCACGTTCGGGTCGGAATTCAAAAGAGGAAGCCCTGTCGGGAACCAACCTTCTTTCTTTTTACAAATGTCTTCGGGTCTCAAACGTCTCATTTCCGAGATTTCGAACGGTAAATCCGTTCTTGGCTTTCGATTGCTATAATCGACAAACGCCAACTTGGAACAGTCCTCTTTGTCTTGCGCATAGACCGAACCCGCGGTTAAGGTCAGAGCGAACAGACAAGTTGCAATACTTACGAGTTTCAGAAATTTCTTCATGGATTTCCTGTTTCTATATTTCAGAACAAAACGGAAACGGTTCGGGGACATACTGTCAATAGGATTTTTCCAAGAATTGGGAAATACGTTAGGAAAACTAGGGTCGAATTCCAGTTATTCATAACAATTGGTATAATACCTTGGAAAAGAGGAAACATCGAATATGACGCTGCGATTCCAATCTGATTTCGTTTCATTCCCTTCTGAAATAAGATGTTTCCAAAGCGAACGCGCGTTTACCGAAGCCCGTCTCGCATCTCAAAAAATAAGGGAGAATCAAACCCGACCTAAGAAGAACGTTTTTTCAGTTTTCGATGGGCTCGTATGAATTCTTTCGGATTGAGATATCCTTTCGGGTTCCGATCGTAGCCCGGACCCGTGGGAAGAAAAAAATCCTCTCTCAACTCGAAGTGAAGATGAGGTCCGTAACGCCCGTCGGCGTCTCCGATTCTTCCGATTTTATTTCCTCTTCGGATCTTATCTCCCGAAACGACGTTCATCTTCGAAAGATGCGCGTATAAGGAATTGACCCACTTTCCGTTCGGAAGTTGATGTGTGATGATGATTACGTTTCCCCAACCCGGTCCTTCTTTTCCCGCGAACTTTACGATCCCGTGCGATACGGAATAAACAGGATCTCCGTAGTCGTTTCGTCCGGCCGCGTTCCAGTCTTCGCCGAGATGAAAATTCTTTCCAAAAGGTTGTTTGTCTATGTAACCCTTTGCGTTTGGTTTTCCAACGGGAAAATCGAATCCGTCGGAAAGATATTCCGGATGTTCGAGGAAGAATTTCTTCGCGTCTTCCAAGTCGAGTTCGTTTTGGGAATCGGATTCTCCAAGTATCGCAGAATACCTTCCTACGAAAAAATTCAGCACGATCAAAACTGATATAAAAGTGATTCGATACGTCGGTTTCATTAGGTCACTGATTCATCCGTGTAAATAATATCAGAATACGAATCCGCCGTATCTTCATTTCTACTGAATTTAGAATCGAATCGAATTGAACCGAAAAGAAAATACCTTTCTCGATGGGAGAAGAAAAAATTCATAACAAATTGTTTCATCCCAGAAAATACTTCCTAATAGTTTTACCAATCCATGAATAATTGCGGACAACGTTCCTTCTGCATTGACAAAAAAGAAACATTTGAAAAATAAACAAGTAAAACGCTATGAAACACAAATTTCTAATTTTTACGATGCTTATCTTTCTAAGTGATTCCTCGTCATCCGTATTCGGTAAAAACACCGGTTCCAAGAATTCGGATAAGAATTCAAAAGCTTTTTATTATGCGATCAGCGATGGAAACCTGAACGAGGTAAAGTCGATGATTCAGGAAGGTGCGAATGCAAATAAGGCATTCGAATTTGAAAAGAAGATTACTCCTTTGGGACTTGCAACTCTCAAAGGGCACACGGAAGTTATGAAACTTCTCATTGAAAACGGTGCAAAAGTAGACTATAAGAATAGCAAATCCGACCTTACTCCGCTGATGATCGCGACGGGAAACGAACAAGCGGATGCTCTTAAAATTCTCATTTCTAAAGGAGCGAAAGTTGATTTTAGAGAAACGAAATCAGACCTTACGGCATTGATGTACGCGGTCGAAACAAAGAAATATGGAATCGCAAAACTTTTGATTGAAAGCGGAGCGGATATTAATGCGAAATTAGACCATTACGACGCGGTGATGACTGCCGCAATAAGAGAAGACGGCGATGAAGACTTTATCGCATATCTTATCGAAAAAGGCGCGAATGTAAACGGGATCAACGACAAAGGCGGATCTCTGTTATCCAAAGCGGTCCAGTTCGGTCTTATAAAGACCGTTTCCCTCATGATTCAAAAAGGTGCGAACGTGAATTTCGGTTTGGAATCGAACGAGTTTTCTTATCCAATCGCTCTCGCCGTTTCCCATGGAAATTTAGATCTTGTAAAAATATTAATCGAAAACGGAGCGCAAATCAATGTAAAACCGGGAAGAGTAGCCCCGCTTTTACTCGCGAGCCATTCCAATCATCCGGCAATCGTCAAATACCTCGCAAAAAAAGGAGCGGACGTGAATTTTATCTCTACGGTGAACGCCGGGAATATCACGGCTCTTGAACTTGCTTGTTCCAGCAATTTCACGGAAGTCGTCGAAGAGCTTTTGGACCACGGAGCGAATCCGAATATTTCCAGTCAGAAAGATGGGCGAACTCCTTTGTTCTTTGCCGCAGTCGAAGGGAATAACGATATCATTAAGTTACTGTTAAACGAAGGCGCCGATGTTAACGTCAGATCCAAATCGGGATTTACCGCTTTGTTTGACGCGGTCGGCTTCGGAAAAATCGAAACGGTAAAACTTTTAATCAAGAAAGGAGCCGACGTAAACGTGGTAGATCTCGACGGAGATACGCCGCTCAAGGTGGCAATTCATCGTAAATTTACGGACATAGAAACTCTGTTACGGGAGAACGGGGCTAAATAATCTTTCTTATTTTAGAAATAATTTCGGATTCGCAAAGAAATATTAAAAATAATTTCCGGCGAATCCGATTTCAAAAATCGATCGAAGTCTCGATCACTGACCGAGATTCAATTTTAGAATGACGTCGTCTTGGGAAACCATACTTCCTTCCTTCGTCAAAACCTCTTCGACGGTTCCTTCACCGGGAGAAAGAATGTTGTTTTCCATCTTCATCGCTTCCACGATCGCGAGAACGGTTCCTTTTTTTACCGCGGTTCCCGGAGCCACCAGAACTCGAATCACCTTACCGGGCATCGGACTTTTGATCAAACCTCCGCTTCCCTCTTCGAGATGAATCTCTCGGTTCGAAAGAACGATCTTCGTGTTCCAACCTTTGTAGTGGATGAAGATCTGGTTTCCTTTGCGGAGAATTCTCCAGTGATTTCCAGGACCCGAAAAAAGTCCGTTGCCTTCGCTCTGAAAATTTCTGGAAATCCGAAAGTCGTGAACGGTTCCGCCTAACGTAATCGATACGGACATATCGCCGGGAGAACTGGTTCGAACACGAACGGGGATTTCTTCTTCCCTATGTTTAAATCGAAAATTTTCCTCGATCACCAGAAACCTCCCTGACCAACCGCCTCCCAGATTCCCTGGGATTTTTTCTTTTCGGAAAGGGCCGCAGCCGCAAAGGAGAACGCATCCGCTTGCACGTCCCTCTCGGGCGTATATGCGATCGAATGTTCTTCCAGAAAGTGCGTGTGAGTCAGACCTTTTTTAAATTCTTCATGGGAAAGAATTCCGGATAAGTAAAACGTATTCGTGACCGGTCCGAAGATCACCGTGGAATCGATGGATTCCCGAAGACGGGTTGCGCATTCTTCCCTGGTTTTTCCCCAAGAGATCATCTTGGCGATCATCGGATCGTAGTAGACCGTGATCTCCGATCCGGTTTCCACTCCCGTGTCCACTCTCAAAAAATCGCGATCTGGAAATTCAATATATTCTAATATACCCGTGGAAGGTAAGAAATTATTTTCGGGATCTTCCGCGTAGATACGAGCTTCGATCGCGTGACCGTTCTGCGTAAGCGCCTTTCCTCCGGTAAGATCGGAAAGTTTTTTTCCTTCCGCGACCCGGATCTGCCATTCGACAAGATCTTGTCCGGTGATGTATTCGGTCACGGGATGTTCCACTTGGAGTCTCGTATTCATTTCGAGAAAATAAAACTTTCCGTCCTTCCCGAGAATGAACTCCACGGTCCCCGCCCCAACGTATCGGATCGATTGCGCCGCTTTGACCGCGACCTGACAGATTTCGTCCCGAAGCGAAGAAGGAAGATTCGGCGCCGGAGATTCTTCGATGACTTTCTGATGTCTTCTTTGGATCGAACATTCCCGTTCGAAAAGGTGCATAACGTTTCCGTGTTTGTCTCCGAAAACCTGCACTTCGATATGACGCGGAGTTTCGATATACTTTTCGATGAACACGGTTCCGTCTCCGAAGGCCTTCTGTGCTTCCCTTTGCGCGGATTCGAGGGAGGAAAGAAACTCTTCGGGTTTGTAAACCCTCTTCATTCCTTTTCCGCCTCCTCCCGCGGTCGCCTTGATCATCAGAGGATACCCGATTCTTTCGGCTTCCTTCTGGAGAATCTTTGGATCCTGATTTTGTCCGTTGTAACCCGGAACGACCGGAACTCCGGCGGCTTCCATCTTAATCCGAGAATTGATCTTATCGCCCATCAGCTCCATGGACTCGGGACTCGGTCCGAGAAAAAGAATATTCTCTTTTTCTAATGCGTTTGCGAACTCGGTTTTTTCGGATAAAAATCCGTAGCCGGGATGCACCGCGTCCGCTTTCGTTTTACGGATCGCTTCGAGAATATTAGGAATATTTAAATAAGAAGAACCGGGGCTCGGTTCTCCGACATACACGGATTCGTCCGCGAGTTTTACGTGGGGAGAATCCTTATCCGCGTCCGAATACACGGCCACGGTTTTGATTCCCAGTTTTTTACAAGTGCGGATCACACGAACCGCGATTTCTCCGCGATTGGCGATCAAAAGTTTTGAAATCAAGAGGCTAACACCGATTCCTTTTTGGCTTCGGAAGAAAGACTCCCGTCCAAGGACTTCTTTTCTCGTTCCATCGTTTCGTGGATGAAATCCTTAAATTCTTCCCAAGTTTCGTATTTCGTTGGATCGTAGGTTCCGATCTGTTTGTAAGCGACGACAAATCCCTTCTCCAAGGTTTGATAACCGGTAAGTCCCGATTTCAAAACGACGACGACGGGGATCTTATTCTCCCAAGCGAGTTTGATCATTCCCTTTTGCATCGGTTGGATTTCTTCGCTGTAAGAATTATGACCTTCCGGATATACGATAAACGAAGCGTCGCTCAACCCTTTGAGAAGATTTCTTACGGAAACGGCAATCGTCGCGGCCTTAGAGGATTCGAAAACCTGAGAACCCATCGCCTTCATCCACCAATACGCGATCAGAGTTTTTTTGATCACTTGGTTGGCGAGATACGGTTTGTTGATCACGAGGCAATCGTATGGGAAGTCGAGTTCGTTTACGTGGTTCACAAAGATCATGTGACCTTTGGCGGGAATTTGAAATTCTCCGATTCTTAAAAAACGGGTTCCGCTCATCCAGCGAATCGCATCTCCCCAAACCGCGGAGCCTTTTAGAAAAGCGGCGTTCTTTCTTTTTTGATTTCCGATCAACGCGAAAAACAAGCCCGCGACCAAACTGGGAAACGCAAAACTGAATACGAGCGGAAGTGTGATTAAATAGGTTTTAAGAACGAGCCTACGATAAGATTTCGGAAAGCGGCCCAATCGACTTTCCATAAATTTCAATGGGTTCATCGGAAGCTATCTTCCAAAGGAATCCGTTTTTAGAAAAGCTAGTTTTCATAAAGAAAAAGCCCGCGGGTCGCGGGCTTTTTTGTTACCGAACACGATTCAGAAGTTCGTTGGAGATTATTTGTTAGCGGGAGCCTTATCTCCGATCAACTGTTTACGCTTTTCGGGATCCCATTTTAGGAAAAGTCTGTTTTTCACTTCGTCGTCGTAGATTTTTTCCAGAACGTCCACCGCGTCTCTGCGATATTCTTCCGGAATTCTTCTGTCGAACACGGGGCTCAGTCTATGATCGTATTCCAAAGTCGGGTTTTGAGAAAAGTCGTAAGTAACTCCCTGTAAAACCACCGGCTCGGAAGGACCGGCCTTTCCTTCGTCGTCTTTGATCGCTTCGGTCTTCGCGTCGCTTTTGAAAAGATAGTAGTTATCGTACGGATACTTCAACTTAAAGATATTGATCGCGTTCGCTCTTGCGTCTCTGCAAAGCTGAATCGCTGCGATGTAATGTTCGATTCTATGTTTTCTATGGCTCGGTTGAAGTTTCTGATGTTTCTCGAGATGTTTTTCGATCTTGAGTGCGTTGTTACGCGCTTCCTTAGCGAGTCCCAGAAATTTATAACCGGTTTCCATATTCTTTTCGATCGCGTATTTATTGGTTACGTAATGAAAGTCTCTCGGGTTGTACATTCTTCTTGTGAGAGGAGCTTCGCGGTCCGCGGTCATGTCCCGAACTACGAAAGAATTCTTACTCCACTCGATCGCGATATCGACGAGGTTTCTGTCTTCCGGGTTGTTCGGATTTTTTTTCTCGATCGCCGCTTTGAGAATCTCGTCCGTTCTTTCCACGTAATATTGGGAAAGTTCTTCCAGAAGCATTTCGGTTCCGAGTTGCGCTTCCAAGAATCTTCTGTAGGCGTTTACGTGGTTGTTCTCGAAGAAGTATTGAAGTCCTTCTTGATAGAGACGTTTGAGTTCCTTGTATTTTTTAATTCTGTCTCCGTCCTGCTCGGGGGTTCCGCCTTGCTGGTTGTTAGCCGGAGCCGTTCCACCCGCGTTTTGCTGATTCTGTCCGCCCGGAACTTCGCCTTTGTAGTTCCGAACGATCGGTTCAATCGCGCGGAGATAAACGAGTAGTTCCACCCTTTTTTTATAGGCCTTACTGGAGACCGCTTCCCCGAATACGGAAACGGGAAGAATGGAGATGGCAATTAATATGAGAATCAGTCGTTTCATCGGTTAACCTTTTCCAAAGTTTTTCCGGATTTAAGGCCGGACGCAACAGGAAATTAGTGCTTTTCTTCCTACTCTATCGGTTAGAATGGTGTCCGAATTGACAGCCCGTTCCTGTTTTTTTCGGGTTTTTCACAGATAAGACTATGACAGCCAGCGCACTAGCACAAGGAAAAAAGATCTCGTTCCGCGCAAAGGAAGATACGGTTTGTCCGATCTGTCACGAGGTTCATCAAAAAGAAAACATGTTTCAGGGCGGCGGCCGTTTGATCGCCGGAAAACTGACCATAGAACTCAGAAGACTTTACGAAAAGAATAAGAAATTCGGCCGTGTCAGTCCCAATGATTATGTCATCAGCGTTTGTCCCCGTTGTCTTTATTCTTCCTTTACCAAGGATTGGTCCACGTTAGACGCGGAGGAAAACGAAAAGATCCGCTCCCAATCCGATACGAGACGTTCCAATTTGGAAAAGATTCTCGGACCCTTGGATTTTTATCAGGAACGCAATTTGGTTCTTGGAGCCGCTTCCTATCTTCTCACCATAGAATGTTATCAAAACCGAAAAGTCACCGTGGCGCCGACTCCGAAAAAAGCGGTCTGCGCGGTTCGCGGGGCTTGGTATTTCGACGATCTGAACAACGACTTCCCGAACATGGGATTCGATAAGGTTCGGGATCTTCTCTATCAAAAAGCCGCGGGTTGGTACACCGACACGATGGAAATCATGCAGAGCGGATCGGAACCGGTGGATCAGGCTTCTTATCTTTTGGGTCCCGATACGGATAAGAATTGGGCCTTTGACGGAGTCATTTATCTTTCCGCTTATCTTACGATGAAGTTCAAGGATCAGCTCGCGACCGATCCCGCCGCGAAACTCAATCTTTTGGTTCGCGCAAAAAGAACCCTTTCCAGACTCTACGGTTCCGGAAAAGGGTCCAAATCAAAACCGTCCGTGATCATCGACATGGCGAAAGAACTCTACGACGAATACAACAAGCTCATCGAGGAAATGGGGGGGGAAAAATAAACTACGCCCTCCTCGTCGAATACGACGGACTTTGTTTCAACGGTTTTCAAACTCAAAAAGGTTTTCCAAGCGTTCAGGAGAATTTAGAAAAAGCCGCAAAGATTCTCCTCCAAGAAAAGATCGCAGTTGTCGGCGCCGGTAGAACGGACACGGGAGTTCACGCTCGCGGAATGATCGTGAACTTCAAAACTACCAAGGTCGTGGACAATTTCGGCAAATTCCTTTTGGGAATGAACGCGATCACCGACGGCGGAGTCGCGATTCTCAGCATGACCGAAGTCGCCGAGAACTTCGATTCCCGTTTTACCTGCACTTCGAGAGAATACGAATATCTGATTCTCAACACGAAGTATCCCAGACCCACTTGGAAAAATCGAGCCTTCTGGTATCAACATAAGATTGACGTTCCGCGCTTGGAAGCCGAACTTGAATTATTAAAAGGAGAACACGATTTTCGCAGTTTGGCGAAGGTTGCGTCCATGAAGAATCGTTCCACAGTTCGGACGATTTTGGACACGGGACTGGAACGAAGCGCCGAATTTGACGGTCTCCTGAAAGTAAGAATCCGGGCGAACGGCTTTCTTCACAATATGATTCGGATTCTTACGGGTACCCTTCTGGAAATCGCAAACGGCAAACGACAAGACACGAACGTTTTGGATATTCTTTCCTCGAAAGACAGAACGATCGCGGGTATCACTCTTCCTCCTCAGGGACTTTATTTTATCAGAGCGTATTACGATTCCAATCCGGGAATCGATTCCATGTATGCTCTGCGGGACTTTCAATAATAATCATGTTCTCCCGTTTCCGCATTTCCGCAAAACCTTCGATCCTCGTATTGCTTACGATGGTTCCGGGAATTTTATCCGCTTCTCCCTCAAAACCGGGAGTGTTCGAACTTTTAGGCGGCTATCAACCGAACCTCGGCAAAAATAAATTCTTTACCGATTTTATCCCCAGACCTTTGGCACAATCCGGAAGTTTGCCTTCGAGCGGAGTCGTTTCTAAAGAAGAGGAGGAAGCGGAAGCCGCGGCCGAAGAAGAAGACGAAAAGTCCGAAAGCTTTCACGACAATCGAAAGTCGGAGATCGGAGTTTGGCTCGGAGCTTCCAATCCCTGGCCCGGAACCGAAACTCAGAAATATTTGGACACCACCTTGGGCGGCGGATTCTTTTTTAGAATTCCCTGGCCTTGGATTTTTTATCTCGAGATGGGAGCGTATTACGCAAACTATCTTTCCGCGACGGAACGGGGATTGACTACGATTCCGGTCTATCTCGCGCTCGGTTATAAGATTCCGATCGATCTTCCGATTTCGTTTATCGTTCGTGCCGGCGGAGGAGAAGCCTTCGTAGTAGCCAGACCTTCCAACACTTCCCGTTGGGATCCGATGATGCTCATCGGTTTGGAAACGAGTTTTGTCGCCGGAAAAAAAATCAGAATCGGGATCAGAATCGATTACAATAAGATTTACGAGTCGCAGTTGGACGCTCCCGAAGAATCGAAATACTATTATGCGAGTCCTTACAGCGATTCTCGTTTGAACAACCCGAACTACTATCGGGTCGTCGATACGGAATTCTTTCAATTCGGTCTGATGGTGAGCGTGTTTTTATGAAACGATCCTATTTTCCATTCGTAATTCTACTTTCCAGTTTTCTAATGTTCTTCTGCAGGGTCGGAGACTGGCACGGAAAAGGTTCCAGCGATCCCGTGATCAGCACGCTCTTCAACCAAAGAATGCTTCTTCTCGTAAAAGGAACATACGCCACGGATAATCCGATCGGTTTCGAAGCGTATTCCGGAGGGACGGGACAAATTTATCAGGATAACGCGGGCACAGGTTTGGATCCGATTCCCGATTTGACCGGAATGCCGCTCGCGCAGAATCTTCCGATCTTTATCGACATCGGAGAAATCCGTATTTCCACGAAATACGAACAGGGTCTTTACAATCTCAGTTTGATCAAAAACGTAAAGGATACGAAAAAATTCTGGGACGATATCGCTCCGAACCGTCAGGTGTTTTGTACGATTCCTTATACTACGAACTCCAACTCCTGTCGTTTGAACGACGGAGAATTGAAGGCGATTCAATTCTTCAACGGAGAAGGAGTCGTGTATCCTTCGAACGATCCGACTTCGGCAACGGACTTGGGAGCTTTCGGAAACGGTCCCGTTCAATTCTATTATACCGGTTTGTATCTTAGAAACCTAGTGACCGCTTGGGCGACGGAACCGGGTCTTACGTTTTCCAATCTTACCTTGTTCGACAACTATCGTGTTCCCGGAATCAACATCGTTCCCCGTTTGAGCTACAAACCCGGAGCCGACGCGACTACGAAAACGATCTTCCCTCCTCTTGTGTTTCCCGCTCTTTATACGGCGGACAACGGAGACGAGGACATGATCATTCATCCCGGATTCGATCCTTATATTTTGGAAGTAAGAATCAACCTTAAGGAAAATCTAATGGTTCATTCTTACGTTTCGAGTTTGGGCGGAGTAAGAACGTTAGTCGGCGTGAGCGACTGGAAAGCGGACAGCAATCACAACGGAGAATCGGATATGGGTGGAGGTCTTTTGCTCCGCTCGAGAATCATCCGTCCCGAAATCGCGTCCAGCTTGACCGTGTTAGGCGGAACCGCTTCTACCACTCACTACTACGGAGTGTATCGTTCCGTCGAACTCGATATGGATAATAAACTTCCTTTGATGGCTTCTCCCGTGCAAGGCGCCGCTACAAAATTGAAATACATTCATCCCGGTGAATACAGACTTCGTTGTTTGGGCGATTTGGCGAGAGTGGACGGTTATCCGGAAACTGTCGTTAGAGAAACGACGTTTACGGTTCCGGATAACGCACCTCGTTCCGAGGTTCAAGTCAGCCTGAGCTGTCCTTAACGAGCGCCCCATAGAAAGCGAGCTAGTAGAATTACTGCGGAGCGTCGTAATTCTACTTCCGACGAAGTTGGAAAATAGAGCACTGGTCTTGTAGGAACTCCTACAATCCTTCTGTAAAAAATGCGCCCCACCCTGTTTTTGGGAGGTGGGGTGAGGTGGTGGGAAGAATCCGGAAATTTTCCTTTAACAAAAAATTCAACGATTGTAAAGTAGAATTTCCACGCTCGAGCTTTGTCGGAACTCCGACAAAATCTTACTTTAAAATTTCGTCTTGACGTCCCATCAGTTTGATACCGAGTCTCGGACCGATTTCTTGAACGATTCTAGACGCGACGTAGTTTCCCCAACGAGTCGATTTTTCCAAACTGAAACCGTGCGTAAGACCGTAAAGAACGCCCGCCGCAAAACAATCTCCTGCGCCCGTCGTATCGATCGGTTTTACGGGAAATCCGTCCACGTGCGAAATCGTTCCATTCTCCGCAAAGTAAGCTCCGTTTGCGGAATCGGTCATAAACACGAGAGGAGAAAGACCCGCGATGAACTTCAACGCTTCGAGTTTATCCTCTTTTTGAGAAAGAGCCTTGGCTTCTTCCGCGTTGCAGAAAACGATATCGAAGTAGTCTTTTGTTAAGCGAACAAAGTCTTCCCGGGAACGGTTTACGCAAAAAGGATCGCTGTATGTGTAAGCGACTTTGACTCCGTTCTTTTTGGATTCCTCCATGGTCAAAAGAGAAGCTTCTTTGGTTCCCTGCCCGTCCCAGAGATAACCTTCGATGTAGGAAATGCTCGAAGCCTTGAGTTTAGAAATATCTATATCCGATTTTTGTAATGTGATGGAAATTCCCAAGTGGGTGAG from Leptospira kmetyi serovar Malaysia str. Bejo-Iso9 harbors:
- a CDS encoding adenosine kinase; translated protein: MKHYDVFGVGNALVDILVPTEDVFIKRLGFDKGIMTLVDSEKQAGVLVALEGSKKELRSGGSAANTMIALANSGGTGTYTGKVSMDTYGEFYKQDMENAGILFEVAPEDQGHTGTCVVLTTPDAERTMLTHLGISITLQKSDIDISKLKASSISYIEGYLWDGQGTKEASLLTMEESKKNGVKVAYTYSDPFCVNRSREDFVRLTKDYFDIVFCNAEEAKALSQKEDKLEALKFIAGLSPLVFMTDSANGAYFAENGTISHVDGFPVKPIDTTGAGDCFAAGVLYGLTHGFSLEKSTRWGNYVASRIVQEIGPRLGIKLMGRQDEILK
- a CDS encoding LIC11270 family surface protein; the encoded protein is MKRSYFPFVILLSSFLMFFCRVGDWHGKGSSDPVISTLFNQRMLLLVKGTYATDNPIGFEAYSGGTGQIYQDNAGTGLDPIPDLTGMPLAQNLPIFIDIGEIRISTKYEQGLYNLSLIKNVKDTKKFWDDIAPNRQVFCTIPYTTNSNSCRLNDGELKAIQFFNGEGVVYPSNDPTSATDLGAFGNGPVQFYYTGLYLRNLVTAWATEPGLTFSNLTLFDNYRVPGINIVPRLSYKPGADATTKTIFPPLVFPALYTADNGDEDMIIHPGFDPYILEVRINLKENLMVHSYVSSLGGVRTLVGVSDWKADSNHNGESDMGGGLLLRSRIIRPEIASSLTVLGGTASTTHYYGVYRSVELDMDNKLPLMASPVQGAATKLKYIHPGEYRLRCLGDLARVDGYPETVVRETTFTVPDNAPRSEVQVSLSCP
- a CDS encoding DUF2225 domain-containing protein, giving the protein MTASALAQGKKISFRAKEDTVCPICHEVHQKENMFQGGGRLIAGKLTIELRRLYEKNKKFGRVSPNDYVISVCPRCLYSSFTKDWSTLDAEENEKIRSQSDTRRSNLEKILGPLDFYQERNLVLGAASYLLTIECYQNRKVTVAPTPKKAVCAVRGAWYFDDLNNDFPNMGFDKVRDLLYQKAAGWYTDTMEIMQSGSEPVDQASYLLGPDTDKNWAFDGVIYLSAYLTMKFKDQLATDPAAKLNLLVRAKRTLSRLYGSGKGSKSKPSVIIDMAKELYDEYNKLIEEMGGEK
- the truA gene encoding tRNA pseudouridine(38-40) synthase TruA; its protein translation is MNYALLVEYDGLCFNGFQTQKGFPSVQENLEKAAKILLQEKIAVVGAGRTDTGVHARGMIVNFKTTKVVDNFGKFLLGMNAITDGGVAILSMTEVAENFDSRFTCTSREYEYLILNTKYPRPTWKNRAFWYQHKIDVPRLEAELELLKGEHDFRSLAKVASMKNRSTVRTILDTGLERSAEFDGLLKVRIRANGFLHNMIRILTGTLLEIANGKRQDTNVLDILSSKDRTIAGITLPPQGLYFIRAYYDSNPGIDSMYALRDFQ
- a CDS encoding lysophospholipid acyltransferase family protein, with the protein product MNPLKFMESRLGRFPKSYRRLVLKTYLITLPLVFSFAFPSLVAGLFFALIGNQKRKNAAFLKGSAVWGDAIRWMSGTRFLRIGEFQIPAKGHMIFVNHVNELDFPYDCLVINKPYLANQVIKKTLIAYWWMKAMGSQVFESSKAATIAVSVRNLLKGLSDASFIVYPEGHNSYSEEIQPMQKGMIKLAWENKIPVVVVLKSGLTGYQTLEKGFVVAYKQIGTYDPTKYETWEEFKDFIHETMEREKKSLDGSLSSEAKKESVLAS
- a CDS encoding LIC11274 family protein, which codes for MKRLILILIAISILPVSVFGEAVSSKAYKKRVELLVYLRAIEPIVRNYKGEVPGGQNQQNAGGTAPANNQQGGTPEQDGDRIKKYKELKRLYQEGLQYFFENNHVNAYRRFLEAQLGTEMLLEELSQYYVERTDEILKAAIEKKNPNNPEDRNLVDIAIEWSKNSFVVRDMTADREAPLTRRMYNPRDFHYVTNKYAIEKNMETGYKFLGLAKEARNNALKIEKHLEKHQKLQPSHRKHRIEHYIAAIQLCRDARANAINIFKLKYPYDNYYLFKSDAKTEAIKDDEGKAGPSEPVVLQGVTYDFSQNPTLEYDHRLSPVFDRRIPEEYRRDAVDVLEKIYDDEVKNRLFLKWDPEKRKQLIGDKAPANK